A stretch of Mesorhizobium sp. M2A.F.Ca.ET.046.03.2.1 DNA encodes these proteins:
- a CDS encoding bifunctional aldolase/short-chain dehydrogenase, which translates to MKNLWNDADAEKMVADYARKGVGGDLALRVYTTRLLGGEPRLVLHGGGNTSCKTKATDLLGDEWDVLCVKGSGWDMAVIEPQGLPAVKMGALLKARALDKLSDEDMVALQRSNLINPSSPNPSVETLLHAFLPHKFVDHTHSTAILAIVDQEDSKPLIKTVFGDRLGYVPYIKPGFDLAKVAAEVFDADPSVEGLILDKHGIFTFGDDARQAYDRMIHYVNVAEEYVARKGKPRAAKAALPAKLAKPSDIAPTLRGAVAVARGEGRFDRMISDFRTSDAIVDFINSAKIADYAARGVSTPDLSIRIKTGPMAVPAPDADKLGDYKAVVRSHVEAFVKDYTAYFETNDALDEVNRTMLDPMPRLTLVPGLGMFGHGRTLKDAKIASDVGEMWIEAVRGAEAIGNFHPLSKADLFPLEYWSLEQAKLASNKPKPLTGQVVLITGGAGAIGVATAKLFAANGAHAVIVDVDAAKAANAAKAAGNNSIGVGADITKPAEMRAAFDKAIAVYGGVDILVSNAGAAWEGRIGELDDATLRKSFELNFFAHQSAAQNAVRIMLEQGTGGVLLFNTSKQAINPGPKFGAYGIPKAATLFLSRQYALDYGAYGIRSNAVNADRIRSGLLTDAMIASRSGARGVSEKEYMSGNLLGQEVTADDVAQAFLHQALAERTTADVTTVDGGNIAAALR; encoded by the coding sequence ATGAAGAACCTTTGGAACGACGCTGACGCGGAGAAGATGGTTGCAGACTACGCCAGGAAGGGCGTCGGCGGCGACCTTGCGCTGCGCGTCTACACGACCCGCCTGCTCGGCGGAGAGCCGCGGCTGGTGCTGCATGGCGGCGGCAACACGTCCTGCAAGACCAAGGCCACGGATCTCCTCGGCGACGAATGGGATGTGCTCTGCGTCAAGGGCAGCGGCTGGGACATGGCCGTCATCGAGCCGCAAGGCCTGCCGGCGGTGAAGATGGGCGCGCTGCTCAAGGCGCGCGCGCTGGACAAGCTTTCTGACGAGGACATGGTGGCGCTGCAGCGCTCCAATCTGATCAATCCGTCCTCCCCCAACCCGTCGGTCGAAACGCTGCTGCACGCCTTCCTGCCGCACAAATTCGTCGACCACACGCATTCGACCGCGATCCTGGCCATTGTCGACCAGGAGGACAGCAAACCGCTGATCAAGACCGTGTTCGGCGACAGACTAGGTTACGTGCCCTACATCAAGCCGGGCTTCGACCTCGCCAAGGTGGCCGCGGAAGTCTTCGATGCCGACCCGAGTGTCGAAGGCCTGATCCTCGACAAGCACGGCATCTTCACCTTCGGCGACGATGCCAGGCAGGCCTATGACCGCATGATCCATTATGTGAATGTCGCCGAGGAGTATGTCGCCAGGAAAGGCAAGCCGCGGGCGGCCAAGGCGGCGCTGCCCGCAAAGCTCGCCAAGCCGAGCGACATCGCGCCGACATTGCGCGGCGCGGTTGCCGTGGCGCGCGGCGAAGGCCGTTTCGACCGCATGATCAGCGACTTCCGCACCTCGGACGCAATCGTCGATTTCATCAACTCGGCGAAGATCGCCGACTATGCCGCCCGCGGCGTGTCGACGCCCGATCTGTCGATCCGCATCAAGACCGGGCCGATGGCGGTGCCAGCGCCCGACGCCGACAAGCTCGGCGACTACAAGGCCGTGGTGCGCAGCCATGTCGAGGCCTTCGTCAAGGATTACACCGCCTATTTCGAGACCAATGACGCGCTGGACGAGGTCAACCGCACCATGCTCGACCCGATGCCGCGCCTGACGCTGGTGCCGGGTCTCGGCATGTTCGGCCATGGCCGCACGCTGAAGGATGCCAAGATCGCCTCCGATGTCGGCGAGATGTGGATCGAGGCGGTGCGCGGCGCCGAAGCTATCGGCAATTTTCATCCGCTCTCCAAGGCAGACCTCTTCCCGCTCGAATACTGGTCGCTGGAGCAGGCCAAGCTTGCCTCCAACAAGCCGAAGCCGCTGACCGGCCAGGTGGTGCTGATCACCGGCGGCGCCGGCGCCATCGGCGTCGCGACGGCAAAGCTGTTCGCCGCCAACGGCGCCCATGCGGTGATCGTCGATGTCGACGCAGCCAAGGCCGCGAACGCGGCGAAGGCGGCCGGCAACAACTCGATCGGCGTCGGTGCCGACATCACCAAGCCGGCCGAGATGCGCGCTGCCTTCGACAAGGCGATCGCGGTCTATGGCGGCGTCGATATATTGGTCTCGAACGCGGGAGCCGCCTGGGAAGGCCGTATCGGGGAGCTCGACGACGCCACTCTGCGCAAGAGCTTCGAGCTCAACTTCTTCGCCCACCAGTCGGCGGCGCAGAACGCGGTGCGCATCATGCTGGAACAGGGTACTGGCGGCGTGTTGCTCTTCAACACCTCGAAGCAGGCGATCAATCCCGGCCCGAAATTCGGCGCCTACGGCATTCCGAAGGCGGCGACATTGTTCCTGTCCAGGCAATATGCGTTGGATTACGGCGCCTATGGCATCCGCTCCAACGCGGTCAACGCCGACCGCATCCGCTCCGGCCTCCTGACCGACGCCATGATCGCCAGCCGGTCCGGCGCGCGTGGCGTGTCCGAGAAGGAATATATGTCCGGCAATCTGCTCGGGCAGGAAGTGACAGCCGACGACGTGGCGCAGGCCTTCCTGCACCAGGCGCTGGCCGAGCGTACCACCGCCGATGTGACCACCGTCGACGGCGGCAACATCGCGGCGGCGCTGCGGTGA
- a CDS encoding type II toxin-antitoxin system RelB/DinJ family antitoxin has protein sequence MASDTVVRARIDTATKDQATEALAAMGLSVSDAIRLLLVRVAADKEFPFPVKVPNTTTRKAMAELEKGKGKRFASADELFNDLEI, from the coding sequence ATGGCATCAGATACGGTAGTCCGCGCTCGCATCGATACCGCAACGAAGGATCAGGCTACGGAAGCCTTGGCGGCCATGGGGTTGTCGGTTTCCGACGCCATTCGCCTGCTGTTGGTCCGTGTCGCCGCGGACAAAGAATTTCCCTTTCCGGTGAAAGTCCCGAACACAACCACGCGAAAGGCCATGGCCGAATTGGAGAAGGGCAAGGGCAAGCGGTTCGCTTCGGCCGACGAGCTATTCAACGATCTGGAAATCTGA
- a CDS encoding type II toxin-antitoxin system YafQ family toxin — MLIPVRSGQFRRDVKRMEKRGKDLGKLRQILVHLIGEHELPPIYKDHPLKGDWKGYRDAHIEPDWLLIYRVANGELQLARTGSHSDLFNE; from the coding sequence ATGTTGATCCCCGTTCGCTCCGGGCAATTCCGCCGGGATGTGAAGCGTATGGAGAAGCGTGGCAAGGATCTTGGCAAGTTGCGTCAGATTTTAGTTCACCTGATCGGCGAGCATGAACTGCCGCCGATCTACAAAGACCATCCGCTGAAAGGCGACTGGAAGGGCTATCGTGACGCTCACATCGAACCGGATTGGCTTTTGATCTATCGCGTGGCGAATGGAGAGCTGCAGCTTGCACGAACCGGCTCGCATTCGGACCTCTTCAACGAGTAA